A single Ammospiza caudacuta isolate bAmmCau1 chromosome 14, bAmmCau1.pri, whole genome shotgun sequence DNA region contains:
- the LOC131564042 gene encoding regulator of cell cycle RGCC-like has protein sequence MAEELSELLREFDEVMEDFDRGPASQYQQHLEELKRKAGQSVYDSGIDELESASTSPGSSLNSSEEHLNSPADTYPTKAKLGDTQELEEFIADLDKALEEM, from the exons ATGGCTGAGGAGCTCAGTGAGCTGCTGAGAGAGTTCGACGAGGTCATGGAGGACTTTGACCGGGGCCCTGCGAGTCAGtaccagcagcacctggaggagctgaagaGGAAAGCGGGACAGAGCGTGTATGACAGTGGCATCGATGAGCTGGAGA gtgccagcacaTCCCCAGGAAGCAGCCTCAACTCCAGTGAGGAGCACCTCAACAGCCCAGCTGACACTTATCCCACCAAAG CAAAGCTTGGAGACacgcaggagctggaggaattcATTGCAGACCTGGATAAAGCCTTGGAAG AGATGTGA